The Synechococcales cyanobacterium T60_A2020_003 DNA window GGGATTTCTGGGCGTGATTGTGGGGATTGCGCTGCTGCTGGGGACAGGGCTTCTGGGTTGGTTTGGCTGGGGGCTGTGGCGGACGTGGCGCTATCGACGCTGGCTAAAACGGTTGCCCCCGATGGAGGCGCTCTACCAACGCATGCTGAGCCGTTTACGTCAGCAGGGTATCCGCAAATCTGCCGCCCAAACGCCCTGGGAATTTGCGGCACACTGTCGGGAGCATTACCCGCCTGACCAAGCCGACCGCATTGACGCGATTACCCATGCCTATGTGGAATGGCGCTATGGAACGCGATCGCCCAATTTAGCCACCCTCAAACACCACCTCAGCCAGTTAACAAAATCGCCCTATCCCGAATGGGAAAAGCCCCTAGAGGTACCGTCTAACGGGCGTGATCGCGTCGGTTCTCGTTCGTGAGGGATGGAGGGCTGTGGCTCAATCAACGCTTTCCCATCTACAAAAGTTGGCGATCGCCCCAATCCAACGGACTGGCGATCGCGTTGACCTCACTACTGAGCAGCAGCATTATCTCCGACGGGTGTTGCGGCTGGAGGCGGGCGATCGCTTCATCGTGATGGATGGACAATCGGGCTGGTGGTTGGCGGAACTGGGCACAGAACCGGATCAGGCGACGTGTCTAGAGGCGATCGCAATCCAGAACGAACTGCCCGTTTCAGTTACGCTGCTGATGGCGATGCCCAAGTCGGGGATGGATGATGTAGTGCGACAGGTCACGGAACTGGGCGTGGCGGCGATTGTGCCCGTGCAGAGCGATCGCACCCTGTTGAACCCTAGCCCCCAAAAGCTAGACCGCTGGCGACGCATTGCCCAGGAAGCAGCGGAGCAGTCTGAACGCCAAATCATCCCGACGATCCATGAACCGCAATCCTGGACAGGGGCGATCGCCCAAGCAGAATCCCTTGCAACCCTGCGCCTGATTGCCCTGGAACGCTCCGATTCTCCGTCCCTGCTCCAAGCCCTTTCGCCCCTAGAAAATCGTCCAGAAGCCGCGATCGCTATTGCCATTGGCCCGGAAGGGGGATGGACAACCGCAGAGGCCGAACGGGCGATCGCCGCTGGATTTCAGCCTGTAACCCTGGGTGCGCGAATTTTGCGATCGGTGACGGCTCCGGTCGCTGCCCTGGCTGTAATTGCTGCGGTTTCTGAAGATCCGGTGCGTCCACGACCAGAAGCGTTAAGCTGAGGAAGATTGTGCCCAACTGTTCCGTCGCCATTCCCTAAATCCCATGACCGACGATTTTGTTGCTGCCTTTAATCAAAACGACTACGCCACGGCGGCGCGATTGGTCAAAGCCCGCCTCAAAGCCAATCCCCGCGATCCGATGGCGTTGCTCTATGCGGGAAAGTTGCAGGAACAGGCCGGGAAAGCGGAATCCGCAGGCCACCTCTATCGCCAATTGCTGAAGGAAACAACGAATCTGAAAATTGCCATGCAGGCACGGCAAGGACTCCAACGATTAGAAGCGGCAGAGCAAGCAGCCCGCCAAGCCCGCATTGCCCAAGCCACGCTCAACGACGACAACAGCCGCACCGGATTTTTAATCCTGAAAGCGATCCCACCGGAGGGAAAGGCCGAATCCGCCAAATACTTTGCCCGCATCTTTCAGCTTGATCCCTACACGGCGCGGATGCAGTTGCCGAGCCGGGGCTGGAAGCTCTACCGCACGGGAGCCTTGGGCGCACTGAATGTCTATCAGCAGGAGCTAGCAGCGGCTGGAATTCCGGCGTTTACAGCGTCTTTGGATGCGGTCTCGAACATCCACCTCTTCCGCGTGAATCACCTCCAGTCCGATGATCCGAATCCGGCGATTATTTGTCAGAACGAAGCCGGACAGCAGGGGGCGCTGAGTTTTCAGTGGTCAGAGGTGGCACGGTGCGTGAAAGGTCTATTGCCGATTTTTGGAGATGT harbors:
- a CDS encoding tetratricopeptide repeat protein, coding for MTDDFVAAFNQNDYATAARLVKARLKANPRDPMALLYAGKLQEQAGKAESAGHLYRQLLKETTNLKIAMQARQGLQRLEAAEQAARQARIAQATLNDDNSRTGFLILKAIPPEGKAESAKYFARIFQLDPYTARMQLPSRGWKLYRTGALGALNVYQQELAAAGIPAFTASLDAVSNIHLFRVNHLQSDDPNPAIICQNEAGQQGALSFQWSEVARCVKGLLPIFGDVVDLGAWKRLQWKERMQDYVQVYDLHIPRRNCILRFCDSSYQFQHGLSFSQEVADGAIAQSTIRINWNHLLQYLDRHLEGVPVWTDFTTFAETALDHLDLVDGLHAHIDILREADSNWDPAFHLYSSLIFLHDGA
- a CDS encoding 16S rRNA (uracil(1498)-N(3))-methyltransferase; this translates as MAQSTLSHLQKLAIAPIQRTGDRVDLTTEQQHYLRRVLRLEAGDRFIVMDGQSGWWLAELGTEPDQATCLEAIAIQNELPVSVTLLMAMPKSGMDDVVRQVTELGVAAIVPVQSDRTLLNPSPQKLDRWRRIAQEAAEQSERQIIPTIHEPQSWTGAIAQAESLATLRLIALERSDSPSLLQALSPLENRPEAAIAIAIGPEGGWTTAEAERAIAAGFQPVTLGARILRSVTAPVAALAVIAAVSEDPVRPRPEALS